From the genome of Thermogutta terrifontis, one region includes:
- a CDS encoding 3-keto-disaccharide hydrolase, giving the protein MRKSACWLVCGVLVTGMAASAVAEDGWITIPIKPGLPGWKLKGSPEQSKWQVGTAAVDPNDPRALICKPGGEELVNVGSHGVDIYTEQTFGDAIIEIEVMVPKGSNSGIYVMGEYEIQVLDSYGKEKLGMGDMGALYSIAVPKVNASKQPGEWQKYVIEYRAPRFDATGKKTANGKLVKVVLNGQVIHENLELPSQTPGGVTGKEVPRGPIMLQGNHGPVAYRNIRVKPLD; this is encoded by the coding sequence ATGAGGAAGTCCGCGTGTTGGCTGGTGTGTGGTGTTCTGGTGACGGGAATGGCCGCCTCGGCGGTTGCAGAAGACGGTTGGATCACCATTCCGATCAAGCCGGGTCTACCGGGCTGGAAGCTCAAGGGAAGCCCCGAGCAAAGCAAATGGCAGGTGGGAACGGCGGCCGTCGATCCGAATGATCCCCGCGCCCTCATCTGCAAACCCGGTGGGGAAGAACTCGTGAACGTCGGTTCTCATGGCGTGGACATCTACACCGAGCAGACCTTCGGCGATGCCATCATCGAGATTGAAGTGATGGTCCCGAAGGGTTCAAACTCCGGCATCTACGTTATGGGCGAGTATGAGATTCAGGTCCTCGATAGCTACGGCAAGGAAAAGCTGGGCATGGGAGACATGGGCGCGCTCTACAGCATTGCCGTTCCCAAGGTGAATGCTTCCAAGCAACCTGGCGAGTGGCAAAAGTACGTCATCGAGTACCGCGCCCCGCGTTTTGACGCGACGGGCAAGAAAACCGCCAACGGCAAGCTGGTGAAAGTGGTGCTCAACGGCCAGGTCATTCACGAGAACCTAGAGTTACCCTCCCAGACCCCCGGCGGCGTGACAGGCAAGGAAGTGCCCCGTGGCCCCATCATGCTGCAGGGGAATCACGGTCCGGTGGCCTACCGCAACATCCGCGTCAAGCCGCTCGACTGA
- a CDS encoding sulfatase yields MSGLKRAVGLGLLLALSGTALAKEPPQKPWNVVVILVDDLGATDLGCTGSRFYETPHIDRLASQGMRFTQGYAACTVCSPTRAALLTGKYPARLHLTDWIPGHVRPRAKLRIPDWRMYLPLEELTLAERLHEAGYATAHVGKWHLGDPPYFPQHQGFDLNIGGTQWGSPGSYFWPYGKADRRVPLEGGHEGEYLTDRLTDEAMKFITANKGKPFFLYFAHYAVHTPLQAKEQLVRYYEKKLAEANARGDNLNGQQCPVYAAMIHSLDQSVGRILETLDSLQLTERTIVIFTSDNGGLVLPACQKRPVTHNIGLRAGKGSAYEGGVRVPWIIRWPGVTAPGSVSHQPIMTIDLYPTVLDMLGLADDPSHHSDGMSVANVLRGEGSLPDRALFWHYPHYHPGGATPYSAVRHGDWKYIHFYEDNHGELYNLKDDPQESQDLTDRFPQKAAQLRAVLEKWLKEVDAQLPTPNPDYQPE; encoded by the coding sequence ATGTCTGGGCTGAAAAGAGCTGTGGGGCTGGGGTTGCTACTTGCCTTGAGTGGTACCGCCCTGGCCAAAGAACCGCCACAAAAACCGTGGAACGTGGTGGTCATTCTGGTGGATGACCTGGGAGCCACTGATCTCGGATGTACCGGCAGCCGATTTTACGAAACTCCCCACATCGATCGCCTTGCCTCGCAGGGAATGCGCTTTACCCAGGGCTATGCCGCATGTACGGTGTGTTCACCCACTCGGGCAGCTCTTTTGACCGGGAAGTATCCGGCACGCTTGCACCTCACCGACTGGATCCCCGGTCATGTGCGACCACGGGCAAAACTCCGCATTCCCGATTGGAGAATGTACCTTCCCCTCGAAGAGCTCACCCTGGCGGAAAGACTTCATGAAGCGGGTTACGCCACAGCCCACGTGGGAAAATGGCACCTGGGGGATCCGCCCTACTTTCCCCAGCATCAGGGGTTTGATTTGAATATCGGGGGAACGCAGTGGGGGTCGCCCGGCAGTTACTTCTGGCCGTACGGAAAAGCAGACCGCCGCGTTCCGCTGGAGGGCGGTCACGAGGGGGAATATCTCACCGATCGCCTCACCGATGAAGCCATGAAGTTCATTACCGCCAACAAGGGAAAGCCCTTTTTCCTGTACTTTGCTCATTATGCCGTGCATACGCCGCTTCAGGCCAAGGAACAGCTTGTTCGCTATTACGAAAAGAAGCTCGCAGAAGCTAACGCCCGGGGAGACAACCTGAACGGTCAGCAATGCCCGGTCTATGCCGCCATGATTCACAGTTTGGACCAAAGCGTCGGCCGAATTCTCGAAACTCTCGATAGTCTGCAACTGACCGAACGAACGATCGTCATCTTCACGTCCGACAACGGTGGACTGGTTCTGCCCGCGTGCCAGAAACGGCCAGTGACCCACAACATCGGCCTGCGGGCCGGAAAAGGATCGGCTTATGAGGGTGGCGTCCGCGTTCCCTGGATCATTCGGTGGCCTGGGGTGACCGCTCCAGGGAGCGTTTCCCATCAACCGATCATGACGATCGATCTCTATCCCACCGTTCTCGACATGCTCGGCCTCGCCGACGATCCTTCGCACCATTCCGACGGCATGAGCGTAGCCAATGTGCTTCGCGGCGAGGGGTCGTTGCCTGATCGCGCCCTCTTCTGGCACTATCCGCACTACCATCCGGGCGGCGCTACTCCCTACAGTGCGGTGCGGCACGGTGACTGGAAATACATCCACTTCTATGAGGATAATCATGGAGAGCTGTACAATCTCAAGGACGATCCCCAGGAATCACAGGACCTCACTGACCGTTTCCCGCAAAAGGCTGCTCAGCTCCGGGCGGTCCTGGAAAAATGGTTGAAAGAGGTCGATGCCCAGCTACCAACCCCAAATCCCGATTACCAACCGGAATAA
- a CDS encoding leucine-rich repeat domain-containing protein, translated as MRVLARLACVLVVALACAGCPKPQPAPQSSEEPKQPVAKEPKPTQPTVSIDPALVKKLEERVTELNGKLERDANGNPLAVDLFQRQTTDQDLALIAQIPTIQRLSLWGADITDAGIQELTKLPNLQVLVLENTSITNDGMKFLGQIKSLRSLNLRRSTNLTDDGLQHLVTLENLQELALLYNNFSDAGMKWVGQLKKLRNLDLRGCVMITDAGLEQLKDLKELRALKLRNQPSVTDAGIATIAQLTNLKDLALEDAGITDAGVKQLASLTNLEALNLMRCYGVTDDGIALLKPLTKLQRLFLRGLYISGHGLKALTDTQNLQELDLAETQADDTTAEALLNFPNLKVLDLWHTQITDAGLAHLGKLKQLEELVLDGTRITSAGLAHLSNLTQLRTLSLKECDDITDEAVPHLAKLASLKKLSLQQSGLSEGGINQLREKLTGCTVEF; from the coding sequence ATGCGTGTACTTGCAAGACTTGCCTGTGTTTTGGTGGTTGCCCTGGCATGTGCAGGATGTCCTAAGCCGCAGCCGGCCCCGCAAAGTAGTGAAGAGCCCAAACAACCGGTTGCCAAGGAACCCAAGCCGACGCAGCCGACTGTTAGTATTGACCCGGCCCTTGTTAAGAAACTGGAAGAGCGAGTAACCGAGCTAAATGGCAAGCTTGAGCGAGACGCGAACGGCAATCCGCTAGCCGTGGACCTCTTCCAGCGGCAGACGACCGATCAGGACCTGGCCCTGATCGCGCAGATCCCGACCATCCAGCGGCTGAGCTTGTGGGGCGCCGACATCACGGACGCAGGTATCCAGGAGTTGACGAAGCTCCCCAACCTTCAGGTGCTCGTTCTGGAGAATACCAGCATCACCAACGACGGAATGAAGTTCCTGGGGCAGATCAAGAGTTTGCGGTCGCTCAATTTACGGCGGAGCACCAATTTGACAGACGATGGTCTCCAGCATCTGGTGACGCTGGAAAATCTTCAGGAATTGGCGCTGCTGTACAACAATTTTTCCGATGCCGGGATGAAATGGGTGGGACAGCTCAAGAAGCTCCGCAACCTGGACCTGCGGGGATGTGTCATGATCACGGATGCGGGCCTCGAACAACTGAAGGACCTGAAAGAATTGCGGGCCCTTAAGTTGCGGAACCAACCCAGCGTTACCGATGCGGGCATCGCCACAATCGCCCAGTTGACCAATTTGAAAGACCTCGCTTTGGAAGATGCCGGGATTACCGACGCCGGCGTGAAGCAGCTTGCATCGCTCACCAATCTGGAGGCACTCAACCTCATGCGGTGTTACGGGGTGACGGATGATGGGATTGCCTTGCTCAAGCCGCTCACCAAATTGCAGCGCCTTTTCCTGCGGGGACTTTACATCTCCGGCCATGGACTGAAGGCGCTCACCGATACACAGAATCTCCAGGAACTGGATCTGGCGGAAACGCAGGCGGACGACACCACTGCTGAGGCCCTGCTCAATTTTCCCAACTTGAAGGTTCTGGATCTCTGGCATACCCAGATCACCGATGCCGGCCTGGCCCATCTCGGCAAGCTCAAGCAACTGGAAGAACTGGTCCTGGACGGAACACGCATCACCAGTGCCGGGCTGGCCCACCTGAGCAATCTGACACAACTCCGCACGCTCTCACTCAAAGAGTGTGATGACATCACAGACGAGGCCGTGCCTCATCTCGCGAAGCTGGCGTCCCTCAAAAAGTTGTCGCTCCAGCAGAGCGGCTTGAGTGAAGGCGGAATCAATCAGCTTCGGGAAAAATTGACCGGCTGCACGGTCGAATTCTGA